Genomic DNA from Desulfuromonas versatilis:
CGGAGATGCTGGCTGGGGTGGCGGGGAAACACAAGGATTGATGAAAATCGAATAGCCCTCAAACGTTTTGTCTTTTCGAGCTAGAGATTGAAGAGTCGTCTCGGTCTTAGGCAGGATGGGCAGAACCGAGGGAGCGCTGGATTTCCTGGAATTGGGGATCGACAGCGAGAACAGCCAGGAAATCCTCCGGCGGGGGAGTGGTGAGGGTCAGGATCTCCGCCGAGCAGGGGTGCCGGAAGCTGAGGCGGAAAGCATGGAGCATATGCCGGGGTACCGGCAGGCTGCGGCTTCCGGCCTCAACCAGCATCGGCCCGCCATAGAGTTCGTCGCCCAGCAGGGGGAACCCCTCCCCGGCCAGGTGTGCGCGGATCTGGTGGGTGCGCCCGGTACGCGGCCGCGCCTCCACCAGGCTGAAGGTCGCGCCCCGGCCAAGCAGGCGAAAATCGGTCTGGGCCGGCTGGCCGCCGCTTCTCACCGCAAGGGTACGCCCCCGGGCAGCGGCCCGCAGGTGGTTGGCGACCGAAAAACTCACCGGCGGGTGCCCGGTCACCAGGGCCAGGTAGGTCTTTTGCACCTCGCGCCCGGAGAACTGCCGGGCCAACGCGAGGTTGGCCCCGCCGTCGAGGGCAAACAGCAGCAACCCCGAGGTGTCGACGTCCAGCCGGTGCAGCAGGATCGGCCTGCCGCCCCCGGTTTGGTCGAGGTGGCCGCAAACCCAGTCCAGAGCATTGGGGCGCAGCGAGCCCGTCGGGTGGCTTTCCATCCCCGCCGGCTTGCACAGGGCCAGCAGGTGCTCGTCGGCAAACACGACCTGGGGTTCGATTACAGTTTCAGCCGCGGTGCTGCGCTCCACGGTGAGCCGAACGGTTTCTCCTCCTGCCAGCAGGTGGGAGGCGCGCTTTACCACCCGGCCATCGACAAACACCTGCCCGCCGTCAAGGGCCCTTTTCACCGCCTTGCGGCTGACCCCCTCGAGGGAGCGGGCCAGAAACAGATCGAGCCGCTCGCCGGCCGCCTCCGGCCCGGGGCAGAGGGTCTCGCGGGACTGGACGGTGGCGGCGTTCAAAGCAGCTGCCCCTTGAGCCCGGCCAGCGTCCACTCCCGCACCCGCACCCGGGTCAAGGAGCCTTCCAAGCCCTCGGGCCCGGCGAACAGCACCGACAGGTAGTTGCGGCTCAGCCCCCGGTACAGCCCCCCTTCCCTCCCCCCTTCGACCACCACTTCGAGTTCCGCCCCGATAAACCGTTCGGCGAAAAGACGATTCTTCTCCTCGCCGAGGGCGCGCAGGCGGGCGGCCCGCAGCTTGACGACATCGCCGGACAGCTGCCCGCTCATGGTGGCGGCGGGGGTTCCCGGGCGGCGGCTGAAGGGAAAGACGTGCAGATGGCTCACCGGAAGGCTTTCGATCAGGCGGCAGGTGTTTTCGAACTCCCCTTCGGTTTCCCCGGGGAACCCGGCAATGACGTCGAGGCCGATGGCCGCGGTGGGCATCCGCCCGTGGATTCGGTCGATCAGCCCCTTGAAAAAGGCGGTGGTGTAGTGGCGGTTCATCCTCTGGAGCACCCCGTCGTCGCCGGCCTGCAGGGGGACGTGGAAATGCCCGCAGAGGATCGGCGATTCGGCGACCAGTTCGATGAGTTCTGGGGGAATCTCGGTGGGCTCGATAGACCCCAGCCGCAACCGGCGCAGGTCGGTTTCGCTCTGTACCCGGCGCACCAGCTCCACCAGGCTGCTGCGCGGCTCCAGGTCCTCGCCGTAGCGGCCGATGTGGATGCCGGTGAGCACGACCTCGGCATACCGGGAGTCGCTGAACCCTGCAACCTGCGCCACCACCTGGTCCGCGCTCAGCGAGCGGCTGCTGCCCCGGGCGTAGGGGATGATGCAGTAGGAGCAGAAGGCGTCGCAGCCGTTCTGGATCTGCACGAAGGCGCGGCTGCGTTCGGCGAAGCTGGACAGGGACAGGGGGACGGCCTCCCGGGAGCGGCGAATGTCCGAAACCGCGACCCGCTGCTCTTCGTCGTCCTCGTCGAGGTAGCGCAGAAAGTCTTTCTTTTCGTCGTTGCCGAGCACCAGCGCCACCCCGGGGATGGCCTTGAGCGCCTGGGGATCGACCTGGGCGTAGCAGCCGGTCACCACCACCCGGCAGTCGATGTTGAGCCGCCGGGCGCGGCGCACCAGGTTGCGCGACTGGGAATCGGTGGCCGCGGTCACGGTGCAGGTGTTGACGATCACCAGCTCGGCCCCTTCCTCGAAAGGGACGACCTGGTACCCGGCTTCGCGCAGCCGCTCCTCGATGGCGGCCGATTCGAACTGGTTGGTCTTGCACCCCAGGGTGGCGATGGAGACGGTACGGCTCATTCGATCCACCCCCCGCCGAGCACCTGGTCGCCTTGGTAGAAGACCGCCGCCTGGCCGGGCGTGATGCCCCGCTGGGCCTGGGCAAAGACGACCCGGGCCCGTCCTCCCGGCAGGGGGGTGATGGTCGCCGGCACCTCGCTGTGCCGGTAGCGGATGCGGCAGCGCGCCTCAATCGCCCCCGAGGGTTCGGGAATATGCCAGTTGACCTGGTGGACGCTGAGTTCCGAGCGCTGCAAGTGTTCCTGCTCGCCGACCACCACCTGCCTGTTTTCGGCATCGATGCCGACCACGAACAGCGGCTGATGCCAGCCGATCCCGAGGCCCCGGCGCTGGCCGACGGTATAGCGGTAGGTCCCCTGGTGACTGCCCAGCACCTGCCCGGAGACATGCACGATCTCGCCGTTCATGGCCCCTGCGCCCCGCTCCTCTTCGAGAAAGCGCACGTAATCGCCGTCGGGCACGAAGCAGATATCCTGGCTCTCGGCCTTCTCGGCGACCCGCAGGTTGAAGCGGGCGGCGTGGGCCCGCACCTCCTCCTTGGTCATCCCGCCCAGGGGGAAGAGCACCCGGGCCATCTGGGGCTGGGTCAGGGTGAACAGGAAATAGCTCTGGTCCTTGGCCGGATCGAGCCCCTTGCGCAGGCAATGGCGCTCGCCGTCCTGCTCGATCCGGGCGTAATGCCCGGTGGCCAGGCAGTCGGCCTCCAGCTCCCGCGCCCGGCGCAGCAGCAGCTCGAACTTGAGCACCTGGTTGCAGAGCACGCAGGGGTTGGGGGTGCGCCCGGCGAAGTAGTCGTCGCAGAAGCGGTCGATGACCTCGCGCTGGAAATCCTTCTCGAAGTTCACCACGTAAAACGGGATGTCGAGGCTCTCGGCCACCCGGCGGGCGTCATACACGTCGTCGAGGGAACAGCAGGTGCCGAAGGTTTCGCCGTGCTCCGCGGTAAAGGAGGAATAGTCCCAGATCTGCATCGTCATGCCGATGACCTCGTGCCCCTGCTCCTTGAGCAGTGCGGCGGTAACCGAGGAGTCCACTCCGCCGCTCATGGCCACGACGATTCGTTTTTTTCTTTCCAGCATGGAATTCCCGACAAGCACAAGGAGGGCGATCCGCCCCGGTCATCCCGGGGCGAAGGCCCTCCTTGGAAAACGGTGAACTGTGGACCGTGATCAGTGGTCAGTTTAAAGCTCCTGGCTTTTTCTGCTCACTGCCCACGGTCCACTGTCCACTGGTTTTAAGCCCCGTGCGTTTCCTTGTAATTCTTGATCGCCTCGTGCAGGGCGTCGGCGGCCAGGTTCGAACAGTGCATCTTCTGCGCGGGCAGCCCGTCGAGGGCTTCGGCAACGGCCGCGTTGGTCAGCTCCAGGGCCTCGTCGATGGTCTTGCCCAGGGCCATCTCGGTAACCATGGAAGAGGTGGCGATGGCCGCGCCGCACCCGAAGGTCTTGAACTTGATGTCCTTGATGACGTTATCCTCGACCTTGAGAAAGATCTTCATGATGTCGCCGCAGGAGGCGTTGCCGACCTCCCCGACCCCGTCGGCGTTATCGATCTCCCCGACGTTGCGGGGGTTGGAGAAGTGGTCCATGACCTTTTCGGTGTACATGTCTCGTGGCTCCTTTCGAATATCAGGCTGAAGTCTTGTGATTTATACGCTGCGAATCACCCGGCATTCGTCACAGGTGAGGGGTTTGCCCTGGCGGTTGTAAAGCGGGCTCATCTGCCGCAGGCGCTCGATGATTGCGGGGAGTTCCTGCAGCACGAAATCGATGTCTTCCTCGGTGGTTTCGGGCCCCAGGCTGAAGCGGGTGCTGGAATGGGCGAGCAGCACGTCGACGCACATCGCCCCCATCACGTGGGAGGGCTCCAGCGAGCCCGAGGTGCAGGCCGACCCGGAGGAGGCGGCGATCCCCTTCATGTCGAGGTTGAGCAGCAGCGACTCCCCCTCGATATAGGCGAAGCTGACGTTCAGGGTGTTGGGCAACCGCAGGGTGGGATGGCCGTTGACCTTGATCTCGGGGACCTGTTCGCGGATCCCCTGCTCCAGCTTGTCGCGCAGCCGCTTCATTTTGGCGGCGCACTCTTCGAGCTGGGCGCCGGCCAGATCGCAGGCCACGCCGAGCCCGACGATACCGGCGACGTTGTGGGTGCCGGCCCGGCGGTTGCGCTCCTGGTGACCACCGTGCAGCAGCGGGGTCATCTTGGTGCCGCGGCGGATGTAGATGGCGCCGACCCCTTTGGGAGCCCCGATCTTGTGTCCCGAGAGCACCAGCAGGTCGACGTTGGCCTTCTGCACGTCGACGGGGACCTTGCCCACCGCCTGTACGGCGTCGGTGTGAAAGCGCACCTTGTATTTGCGGGCGATGGCGCCGATCTCCTCGATGGGGAACAGGGTGCCGGTCTCGTTGTTGCCCCACATGACCGAGATCAGGATGGTCTGATCGGTGATCGCCGCCTCGAGTTCCTTGAGGTCGATCATGCCGTCGGCATCGACGCCGAGATAGGTAATCCGGCACCCCTGCTTCTCGAGGGCCTGGCAGGTGTTGAGCACCGCCGGGTGCTCGACCTTGGTGGTGATGATGTGGTTTCCCTTGTCCCGGAGAGCTTCGACGGTCCCCTTGATGGCAAAGTTGTCACCCTCGCTGCCGCAGGAGACGAAGACCACCTCCGCGGGCGAGCAGTTCAAAAGTTTC
This window encodes:
- the mtaB gene encoding tRNA (N(6)-L-threonylcarbamoyladenosine(37)-C(2))-methylthiotransferase MtaB produces the protein MSRTVSIATLGCKTNQFESAAIEERLREAGYQVVPFEEGAELVIVNTCTVTAATDSQSRNLVRRARRLNIDCRVVVTGCYAQVDPQALKAIPGVALVLGNDEKKDFLRYLDEDDEEQRVAVSDIRRSREAVPLSLSSFAERSRAFVQIQNGCDAFCSYCIIPYARGSSRSLSADQVVAQVAGFSDSRYAEVVLTGIHIGRYGEDLEPRSSLVELVRRVQSETDLRRLRLGSIEPTEIPPELIELVAESPILCGHFHVPLQAGDDGVLQRMNRHYTTAFFKGLIDRIHGRMPTAAIGLDVIAGFPGETEGEFENTCRLIESLPVSHLHVFPFSRRPGTPAATMSGQLSGDVVKLRAARLRALGEEKNRLFAERFIGAELEVVVEGGREGGLYRGLSRNYLSVLFAGPEGLEGSLTRVRVREWTLAGLKGQLL
- the nifU gene encoding Fe-S cluster assembly scaffold protein NifU, whose protein sequence is MYTEKVMDHFSNPRNVGEIDNADGVGEVGNASCGDIMKIFLKVEDNVIKDIKFKTFGCGAAIATSSMVTEMALGKTIDEALELTNAAVAEALDGLPAQKMHCSNLAADALHEAIKNYKETHGA
- the nifS gene encoding cysteine desulfurase NifS encodes the protein MKRIYLDNNATTQVRPEVLDAMLPFFREQFGNPSSVHWAGRAVAGAVEKGREQVAKLLNCSPAEVVFVSCGSEGDNFAIKGTVEALRDKGNHIITTKVEHPAVLNTCQALEKQGCRITYLGVDADGMIDLKELEAAITDQTILISVMWGNNETGTLFPIEEIGAIARKYKVRFHTDAVQAVGKVPVDVQKANVDLLVLSGHKIGAPKGVGAIYIRRGTKMTPLLHGGHQERNRRAGTHNVAGIVGLGVACDLAGAQLEECAAKMKRLRDKLEQGIREQVPEIKVNGHPTLRLPNTLNVSFAYIEGESLLLNLDMKGIAASSGSACTSGSLEPSHVMGAMCVDVLLAHSSTRFSLGPETTEEDIDFVLQELPAIIERLRQMSPLYNRQGKPLTCDECRVIRSV
- a CDS encoding RluA family pseudouridine synthase, which encodes MNAATVQSRETLCPGPEAAGERLDLFLARSLEGVSRKAVKRALDGGQVFVDGRVVKRASHLLAGGETVRLTVERSTAAETVIEPQVVFADEHLLALCKPAGMESHPTGSLRPNALDWVCGHLDQTGGGRPILLHRLDVDTSGLLLFALDGGANLALARQFSGREVQKTYLALVTGHPPVSFSVANHLRAAARGRTLAVRSGGQPAQTDFRLLGRGATFSLVEARPRTGRTHQIRAHLAGEGFPLLGDELYGGPMLVEAGSRSLPVPRHMLHAFRLSFRHPCSAEILTLTTPPPEDFLAVLAVDPQFQEIQRSLGSAHPA
- the mnmA gene encoding tRNA 2-thiouridine(34) synthase MnmA; this encodes MLERKKRIVVAMSGGVDSSVTAALLKEQGHEVIGMTMQIWDYSSFTAEHGETFGTCCSLDDVYDARRVAESLDIPFYVVNFEKDFQREVIDRFCDDYFAGRTPNPCVLCNQVLKFELLLRRARELEADCLATGHYARIEQDGERHCLRKGLDPAKDQSYFLFTLTQPQMARVLFPLGGMTKEEVRAHAARFNLRVAEKAESQDICFVPDGDYVRFLEEERGAGAMNGEIVHVSGQVLGSHQGTYRYTVGQRRGLGIGWHQPLFVVGIDAENRQVVVGEQEHLQRSELSVHQVNWHIPEPSGAIEARCRIRYRHSEVPATITPLPGGRARVVFAQAQRGITPGQAAVFYQGDQVLGGGWIE